The genomic segment GGAGCGCTCGCCATTCTGATGAGAATCATAGCGAAGCTGAAAGCCAGTTTCGCGAAAACCAAGATGCCGCTTCGCCTTGAGAGCGGGTTTGTAAACCGCGATCTCGCGCGTCTCAAAATGCAAGACGGCGAATAGATCATCGCTATGCCATGCGACGCCAGGCTGCTCAAGCGGGCTCGCAGACTGATGGGAAAGTCCGCATGCAATCCCGTAGCATCGGGGCGGGCGATAATGTCTTTACGGAAGCCATTTACACGGCCAGCAAATGGCCTCATCGCCGGCAGATCACCATCAAAGCCGAAATAGTTCGCGAACACGGACACTGCCCCACAAATAATTCTCAACTTGTTATTGGCAACCTATACTGCAAATCCGAAACCGTTTATCAGATCTGCCGTGGAAAAGGCGAAGCCGAAAACCGGGTCAAGGAACCACACCACGTCGTGAAACTCCATCGCACAAGTTGCACGAATTTCTGCGCCAACCCATTCCGCGTTCTCATGAAGGCGGCAGCTTGCTCCTCACGCACGAGATGCGGCGACTGGCGGCAGACACCGTCTTCGCCCCTGGGCAAGTTACGACGCTGCGCAAAAGCCTGTTCAAGACTGCCGCCTCGGGATAAACTCCCCCTCACATAATTGTGATTCATTTTCTGGGCCACCATCCGTAACTTGTAGCCTGGCAATATCTGGCTCACGCGGCGGGACCACTTTCCAGACAGAATCTCCTTGATAACTCGGACATCTCAAGTAGGCCTTCTCCACGCTTTGAGAAGCGGTGCGTTCTCATTCCTACATTTAAGCGGCAATTCTGCCCCTAGTCCGAGAATTTCATCGACCAGATGCGCCAATATGGCAATTTGAATCCCGCCATCGTCACCACACAGGCTCAGACAAAGCATTCGGTTTTCCTTCTGCTCCATCATGGATTAGGCGGGTTAATACCATCCGCCGCTACTAAACCAGACTGGTCCTCATGACACTCAACAACTTCTCCCGAAGTTACCCCATCCGTCTACAGGGCTCTTATCATCATAACCATGGTCCTTCCGGGTTATAAATAGTTAGAATCAGATTGAGGGTCTCACTTAACGTAACCTAAGGCCTTAAGACGTTCCTGGGTTTCAGGATTAAGCTTGTGAATTGTATCTCGTTTTTCCTTAGTAAATTTCCTCCAAGCTTCTATGTCGTTTTTTTGCAAACCTGTCATAACCGTTGCATATTTATATTTGATATAGATGTCGGGGAGAAAGGACACCGCTGGGCTGCTCTCGTTATGATCATCCTTGAAGTTGAACAGCTCCAATCGAAATAAAGCAGGTAAACGCCAACTCCCTTTAAAAAGCGATGCGGAGCTGATCAAATGCCAGTTCCGGAAGAAAAGCGAGCCAGACAAGCGCGGTGTCCTTTGTGTCGATGACATTCCGTCCACTTCTTCCGAAACTGCAATACGGTTATCCCAGTATGACAGCCTGCGACCCTCAATGAGGTCGAGTAAGGAATCACCTTGAAATACGAGGTTACTCGTATCGACCCGTGCCAAGTCGAGAATCGTAGGCATTATATCGATCAGCTGCACCGTCTGCGATATCCGTCTGCTCGCGTGAAAGCGAGCCGGATAAACAAAGTTCAATTGTGGATGGATTGTCTCAATGTATCCAGGTTCTCCATGGCTCCACAAACCACGTTCACCGAGATGTTCTCCGTGATCTGCCATAAACACCAACAGTGTGTCCTGGTAAATCCCTAAAGTTCGAAGGGTTTCAATTAACTTTGGCAAAAGAGCATCATTATGGCGAATGGCGCCGTCATACAGCAACCGCCGTCCTTCATCCGTCGGTTGTTTCACGTACTCCGGATCCAAGTATGTACGCTCGACCGGCTTCCCCTTTGATTGGGCATCCCTGTACCAGCTGTCAAAGGGTTTTGGCGGGTCATAAGGCCCTGCCGGATGATGGAGGTGGAGGTAAAGAAAAAAGTTCCGCTGCCTCTGCGATTCCAGCCAGCCTTTCAGGCGCTCTCCGAAAACTCCTTCCGTCTCCAGTCCCAGCGCCGCCTCGTCGAACAATTGGCTATATCCCTGATGCATGCCCGCCCACGCGCCAGCGTTTGGGTTTTGAATAAAAGCCCCGGTGACAAAGCCCTGGCTGCGCATAATCTCCGCAAGAGTTAGGAATTCGTCTCCCAGCATATCAGAAAAGTGCCAGACACCAGTCACGGTCGGCATAAGAGAGGTCATCAGCGACGGAACAGACGGGCGCGTCCAACAACCCTGGGAAATCGCGTTTTCGAAGACAATCCCGCACTCTGCAAACAGTTTGTCCTTAACAGGAGTAGTAGGCAATTTGTAGCCATTGCCTGAAAGGTGATCTGCCCGCAAAGCGTCCTCTAAAATTATAATGACATTGAAACGTCGCTCTGGCTCCGAATAAAGAATAGGGTTACTCCATAAAGCAACATTTTTTTGCGAACCGCTTACTCGCAAGATGATCTTCACCTTCTTGCCTCTCCACACCTCTAAAGGCAGCCGGGCATCGTACCACATGGAGGAATTGCTCACGGTCCTGGAATACACTATCGCTTCCCTTTGACCACTTTCGACAGAGATCTCAAAGTTAATCGGCTCATTGTTCACCAGAATCGCAGTGCCGAAATCGAGAAAAGGTGACCCTTCAGGGACCTCCAGAGAGTACTCCAAAGCTTGTGGCACAAGCATATACAAAATCTTTCGCATCTCATTCCCAACAACCTCGTAGTCGGTGCCATTGATTTGTTTCAAATATCTGGCGTACGTCGAATAAAAACGAATGAAGTCAATCTCGACAACAACTCCATCACTCAGTGAGGGACGCAAAAGAATCCGTTTTATTTTTTGATCGCTCCTTAAATCGCGCTTGATCACATCCTTTAAGTTAACTTCGTATATGTGGAAGTCACCATCTGCAATCAGATCCAAATGGACTTGCTTCCTCCATATTTTCTCCTGCAAAGAGGGAGCCTGAAATTCACTATATTCAAGCCAGGCCACAATCATTCGTGCTGGCTTATTAGCCCGTGCACGAATAACGACCTCTCCGAGCTCATTTCTAGGAACTTCAAATGGCATTTCATTCGTAAAAAAGTCCTCATTTTTCTGCTCAATTGTAGCGATACCGTCCTTCACCTTAATTGTTGATTGGCCTAAAGCAGAAATAAGGTTTGGCCGGCTGGCGTCCCCAAACTCCAAGCCGTAAACTATTCCAGCTAAATCCTTCTGGAGAGGAAGAGAAGGTTTTTCACGCACCGCAGCGTTCCTTAACATCTCGTCGAGGCGAAGGAAAGAACCAATATTTGGATTTTTGGGCAGCTTTGCAAGCGCTTGATCTTGGTAGCCCGGCCGCGCGACATCACGAACACGACGCGACCGTTCGATCAGGTTCCGTGCACTGTTGTCAAAGACACCAGTGGCAAAACGAAGAGCATTCATCGTGTGCAAACAAAGCAGCGCAGCGACGAAAAGCAAACTGACGATTAAAACTCGTCTAGCAATCTTATGAAAAGGCCTGCCTTGCATTATTCATTTACCTCCCCATCAAAACACAATCTCTCTCCAAGACGAAACTCGTTGCAAACCTAGCCGCGAGTGCGCCTGGCGCATCGCTCCCCCGTGTTATAACCCGAACCGCAAAATATATATGGAGTTAAGTTTATCAACGGATGTGATTTCGCCGCCCTCACGCAAGCGGTTTAATTGGCTGTTTGCGATGTAATAGAATTCATTACCGACGATAACGCCAGTTGTGGGCATCTCAAAAATGGGGTTGCCGGATTCGATGATGCGCCAACCCGCCACACAATCTGCGCTGTGTGTCGGAAACGCCTTGTACTTCCCGCCCTTGTTCGCCTTCTCCGGTCGCTTCTGGGGGTCAGTCGTGGGGCGCAGATAAAACTGAATGATTCGGCCCTTCCAATTATCGCTCTGAATTGCCACCAGACTTCCTCTATGGTAATAGAGGCCATCGATTCCGCAAAGCGTCATTGCTTCTGGTGGCGTGAGTATGACTTCTGATCTGGTTGCTAAATCGATCGCAGAGATTCCTTCCTCGTGCGCGACATAAAGGAATTGCTCATTTTCGGATATGGCAATTCCATTGGGATAGGTAAAAGTCTTTGGTTTTATAAATACTTCAATGGAATCCTTGGCTCTGGAAATCCTGTACACTGCCCCAAACAGGCTGTCTGTGACAAAGAGGTCTCCACTCGAAGTTACGACCATATCGTTAAATGCATGATCCGCAATTATTTCCCGCGGAGTATACTTCTTTAAGAACTTCTTCTGGTCCAGATCGTACGCGAACACTCCACTCTCAACGGGGCGTCCCGTAACGCCCAGCCTCAGCTCACCAGTCGCAGCACTATTAATCCAGAGGATTCTGCGTTCGGCATCGACCCGTATGCCGGCCACATTCCACAAACCATCCTGCCCTTCGGTAACAAAGTCGTTCACGCACCCATCTTTCGCAATGCTGAGAATTTTGCGTTTATAATAGCTTCCGATGTAAAAAGTCTCCCTGACCGGATCAAAAGCAATCCCTTCCGGCATCAGGTCCTTCTCAGCAAGGCAGAACGCTATTTCGCTGTTGTGAACGGGTGTTTTCCTCTCTTGTACCATTTTCATAATGCGGCCAAAAGCATCAAGATTTCTCAGGCAACTGAAATCGGGATCCCCTGGCAATTCAAAATAATAGCCCAGGTTCAACGCTCTAGCCAGCCAGGTTAGAGCCGCTTCCTTCTGTCCCTTGAGTGCGCAAGCGCGTGCCAGTGTAAACATCATCTTCGGATTATTCGGAGCGAGACTTACGGCTGCCTCAAGATTTTCGACAAAAGCGGTATACTCGTGTATCTGATATTTGGTGACACCTTGGGTATAGTAGTACAAAACGTTCTTCTTCAGCTCGGCTTGCTTCGCACCGGAGGATCTCTTAAAAAGCATTGTGGCTGCCAGCAGAATAGAGATTCCAGCGACGGCGAGCGTCCTGGTGCTGCAGAGCTGCTTCATAGTATGGAATCTTTTGTTTAGTAGCGGCGCAACCTGATCACGCATGCCGGTGCAGTAAAGCAACAGGATCCAACAAGCCAAAGCTCAATTAGCATTATGAGCTTTCCCAAAGTCAGAACGTGCGGCCATGAGGTAAGCAATGTGTGCGGCTCTTACTTTTAGACACCGTGGGAAAAGACCCTCGATGGAGCTGTGCAGCTCAAGCGCCTTCATCAAAAAGCCTTCCAGCCTGCTGCCGGCTGCCTGCTCACGCCGCTCTTGTGAACGGCTTACGCCCGGCGGGAAAGGTGGCATATCTAAAAGTCCGCAATCGTAAATTCGCATCTTGCTGTTTCCCAGCCGGCAGTATTTCAGCAACTCGTGGAGATGCATGCCTTTAAGCCCGCTGTGATCTGCATGAGCGGCATTGCCGCCATTCGGCACGAAGACAGCGTAGCTCCTGGCAGCTTCCCGCAAGAATGAGAAGTAGTCTTCCTTCGAAGAATTGACCCGTTGCAGAACCTCACAGGACAAGGCCAAATCAAATCTTTCCCCGTCAAGGCGTTCACGATCGATCCTTCCTAGATCGTCGACCTGGCTAAATCTCGCACCAGTCCCGCTAAGAATACCCATGGAAGAAAGATCCCGAAGGCATCGTTGCGCCCCTCCAATTCGATCCGCTCTCTCGTCAATTACAAGAACCTGCCCGTCAAGGATCTCTGAAAGCAGGATGAAATCCATGCTATAGCCGAATTTCTCAGGGAGACCGGCGATGAGAATCCGTTTCGCCATTGCGATTGCATCGATAAATTTCCAGAGTCTACGTAACTTGGCACAATATTCATAAGCCGTACCGACTCCTTCGCCTTCGGCCAGGCTGATCTTGTAAAAGAATTTAATGTCCATCCTGCGCTTCCGCATTTACAAGTATTCCTTCTCCGTGTACCAACAAAGCGTCCTTTTCACACCTTCACGAAAGTCAACCGTTGGCACATAACCCAGCTCAATTTGGGCCTTGCGGTTGCTAAAAGCCCTATTTTCTGAGAAAAACTTCACCTGGGATCGCGTTAATAGAGGTTTTGATGCGCGGATGCTTCGGGCAAGCAATTCGAGCGCGCTCGCCCCAAGCCATGCAAAGCCGCGCGGGATGTTTATTCGGGACAAATGGACGTTCAATTCCTCAGCGATGATTTCTGCGATCTCCCTCACATGAAGCGGCGCTTTTCCAGTGATCATATAGGTCTTTCCGATGGCCCTATTGTTGTCCGCACACAGGAGAATCCCCTGGATTAAATCATCAATATAGGTTGGGTGAAGCACGCTGGCGCCATTCCCGATCAAGAAAAACCGTCGCTTGCGAATCGCGCTGAACAGAGGTAATACGTGCAGATCGCCAGGGCCGTAGACGAACTCAGGCCGGACGATCGTAAAAGGAAGATGACCCGACTTTCCGAACCTCAACACTTCCCTTTCCGCTTCACACTTCGACATTTCATAGATGTTCGAAGGATTGAACGGAAACGCTTCATCAGCAATGACGCCGTCTGGAAGAGGGCCCAGCACACCGGCACTGCTCAGGTGAATGAACTGTCTGACGCTCGTGCCAGCAAGGCTATTTAAAACGTTAGTCACAGCACGTGTATTTACCTTCCAATATTCATCATGGGATATTCGCCACTGACCTAGCAGACCAAAAGAGCCGTATACTATTTCGATTCCATCCATACATGCGCGAAGAGAACCTTCATCCAGGACATCACCATAGCAATACTCGATATCGACCCCACCATCCCGGTTGCATCCCGCTACTTCACCCTTGTGCCGAACAGGGATACGAACCCGAACACCCTTTCCCAAGAGTGCCTGAACAATATGGCTTCCAATAAATCCAGTGCCGCCAATAACCAGTGCCTTCATCAAAACCCCGCAATTGCAGCCAGTTACTATACGATTCGGCTTCCCGCTTTTCCGCTCTTTCTTCGCTTCCCGATCGAACTTAGAACGGGCTTTCCTTCAAAGAGCCATTTTACGGCGATCGACCCAAGCTTTATGAAGTTGCATAGGATGGCGAAGCGCACCAACATAAACGGAGCCTTTGACAAATAATTCACTCCGCTAAGGAACCTGATAAACCTCTTTGGCACAAAGTTTTTTGAGCACAGAGAATATAAGCTCAACCAATACCTGTCGGACAGAGGACGCGGATGATTTAAGGAAACATACCATTGGTCAAAACACGTAGTAGCTCTTCCTTCGACTTGATCTTCTGTAATCACTTTTGCTTCGAGGGCGTTTCGAGTCAGAATGGTATTAGGAAAATATATCAGTGAGAACATGTGCATATGGAAAGGGCGCGACATACTGAGTAACAGTTTAAGACCGCTCCTCTTATCCTCAGTCGTCTCGAAAGGATTATCAACAATAACATCATAGAATGGCACTATCCTCAATTCTCGCATTATCCGGGAAGTGTTAATCAGTTTCTCATCGGAAACCGGACGATTAAAGACCTCCTTGCGAACGCGTGCGGAACCAGACTGTATCCCGATCTCAACACGTTCCAGGCCTGCGTCCCGTAGCATGCATAAGATTTCCCTGTCAACAGTTTCGGGGTGCTGCATGCAATGAAAAGGCAAGCCGATGTCTCTTTTGTATTGTTCCACAAATTCCTCAGCCCAGTCCCTATCCCAGGTAAATACCTCATCGATGAAATCGATTCGTTTCAGGTCAGCAAAATTATCCCTTTGCGATCTCAACTCATCCAACACGTTCTTGACGCTTCTTCGCCTTATTGCCCGTCCCTTCCCTGCACACAAGTCGCTAAGGATACTGTTGGAACAATAGCTGCACCGATATGGACAGCCCCTGGAAGTTATGACATCCAGATTGAAAGATCGTCTTCCCGGATCCTCGCAAGCGATCTCGTTGTGGTGGACAAAATACTTGCTTTCATCAATATAATCTGGAAACGGCAGGGCATCTAAATTCTGCCACAGCCCGCGGATTGGGTTTCTGACAATTGACCCGTCTCTCCGGGTCCAGATGCTTTCGACATTCGGATTAACATTTCTTAAAGCAAGCTCTTGCGCAAGCTCCAAAATTGCCTGCTCCCCTTCACCCAGACAAATCATGTCTGCAATCTGTATGCTTTCATCAGGCGCCACAGTAGCATGCGTGCCGCCCCAGATAACTGGTTTGTTCAATCTCGTCTGTATTTGTCTCGTAATCTCACGTGCAATAGAGAGAAAAGAAGATCGCACTCCAAGTCCTACCAGATGAGGATCAAGCCGGCCTATGAGCTGCAACAAAAGCTCGTATTCCCTCTGGCTTGGACGTTCCATCAGGTCCAGAGCGATATCTTTGTCCTTGAAAAAGATAAGATGGACGTCAATCCCATTCTCGCGCAAGACAGAGGCTAGGTAACGCAGTCCGATCGCACTGCAGGAGTAAAGCGAGATAAGACAAACTCGGATTCTTGCGCGGCCGCCATCTCCTGCGCCCATAGCCTGGGAGCTGCCTGTCATTTTCGCCATCGCGTTAAGATCGTGTTACGGAATTCTGCGACACGAGATCACTATTAAATCCTGCAGAATACGAGGATCATGGTAGGTTCGCCTGATACCAGCTGTACAGGTCTGCCAGGCCCGCATCAAGCGACCTGTGTGCGGTCCAACCGAGGGAGGTCAGGCGGTGGACATCCAGCAGCTTCCTGGGGGTGCCATCGGGTTTTGAGGGGTCGAACACTATTGGGCCCCGATAGCCGACAATATCACGAATCAAGAGCGCCAACTCGCGAATCGTCACATCCTCCCCCGTGCCGACGTTGATGATTTCCGGGTCGTCGTAGTGCAACATCAGGAACAGCACTGCATCGGCCAGGTCGTCCACATGGAGAAATTCGCGGCGCGGCGTCCCGGTGCCCCAGACGACGACTTCGGGAGCGTCGGTCAGTTTCGCCTCGTGGAATTTGCGGATGAGCGCAGGCAAGACATGGGCCTTTTTAAGGTCGAAGTTGTCGCCAGGACCATAGAGGTTGGTCGGCATCGGGCAGATCACGTTGAAGCCGTACTGACGGCGGTAAGCTTGCGCCATGCTGATGCCGGCAATCTTGGCGACGGCGTAGGGTTCGTTGGTGCGTTCAAGGGGACCCGCAAGTAGATATTCTTCCCTGATGGGCTGAGGAGCTTCACGCGGGTAAATGCAGGAAGAACCGAGCACAAGCATCTTCTCCACACCATGCTGCCAGGCGGCGTGGATCACATTGCATTCAATCATCAGATTTTCATAAATGAACTCGGCGGGATAGCTGCTGTTGGCGTGGATCCCACCGACCCGGGCGGCAGCGAGGAAAACTAATTCAGGCTTTTCCTTCGAGAAGAAATCCTGGACCGCATCCTGCTTCGTGAGATCGAGCTCGCGCAGTGTCCGCAATAACAGCCTGTTGCATCCCGCTTTCATAAGACGGCGGCAGATGGCGGAACCGACCAGACCCGTGTGGCCGGCTACGAAGATTTTGCTCTCGGGATGTAATACTGGTTTCGCCTTCAACGCTCGAAGTTCTCCCCAGAATCAGTCAAATGTAAGTCCGCAAGGAGGAGGAGTGACCCGCGTTCAGCAAAGTCTTTTCCTTTTGCGCCATCTCTAAGTCATGATCGACCATCATGCGCACCAGCTCTTTGAAACCCACCTTGGGCTCCCACTGGAGTCTCGCCTTTGCTTTGGAACGATCTCCCATGAGTTGATCTACTTCCGTAGGGCGCAGATACCTTGAGTCCAGTTCCACATAGCTCGGCCAGTCCAATCCCACAAGGGAGAAGGTCTCGTCCAGAAACTCCTTTACTGAGTGTGATTCCCCAGTCGCGATGACATAATCGTCCGGCTCGGCCTGCTGCAGCATCGCCCACATCGCTTTCACATAGTCTCCCGCATAACCCCAATCGCGTTTCGCTTCAAGATTGCCCAGGTAGAGCTTCGTCTGCAATCCGTGGCGGATACGGCCCGCGGCGCGCGTTATCTTGCGGGTTACGAACGTCTCGCCTCGCTGCGGAGACTCATGGTTGAAGAGGATTCCATTGCAGATGAATAGGCCATAGGCCTCTCGGTAATTGACGGCGTACCAGTGAGCGGCAACCTTGCTCGCAGCATAAGGACTGCGAGGGTAGAAGGGCGTCTTCTCGTTCTGCGGCGGGGGCGCCGCGCCGTACATTTCCGAGGATCCTGCCTGATAAAACCGGACTTGACCGGGATTGTTGCCGCAATAGTCGCGCACCGCCTCCAGCAGGCGCAATGTGCCGGTCGCCACCGTATCCGCCGTGTATTCGGGTTGATCAAAAGAAACACGAACGTGCGACTGAGATCCCAGGTTGTAAACCTCATCCGGTTCCGTCTTCTCCAGGATCCGGCGCAGGCTGGTGCCGTCGGTGAGATCCCCGTAGTAAAGAAACATCCGTGCACCACGGTCATGAGGATCCCGGTAGATGTCTTCGATGCGGTCCGTATTGAAGGTGCTCGTCCGCCTGATGATGCCATGAACTGCGTAGTTTTTTTCGAGCAGCAACCGAGCCAGGTACGATCCGTCCTGGCCTGTGATACCAGTGATCAGCGCTTTCTTCATGGGTGGTGAGTCTAACACACAAGTCGAATCATTTCGAACTAAACCCGTTGCCGTCGTCAACCCCGGGGCAATCGGAAATTGCTTCAGATCCCTGTCCAGCACTTATGCATCCAGGCTGTTTCCTGTCGCCAGGACTGCAAAGTAGGAATCCACAAGCAGAACACGGGTGTTAGTTCTTTAACTCGACCCTGCCACAGGTTCGGCGAAGATTCTTGAGAAGGAAATTGACAACGATTCGTCGGTCCTTTTTGAAATACGACAAGTACTTCTTCGTTAAACGGAAGGGGTGTCGCGCCAGCGCCATGATTCTGCTGATCAGTTCTTCATGAGCTACTAATCGTTCCAGCTCTGCTGCCGGCAATTCCGGAGTATTGATATTTGCCCGCTCAACCCGAATGTTGTCAAGACTGAAATCCGGGACAAAATAGCCGCCCCGCTCACAAAGATCCCACAATCTTGTGCCAGGCATCGGATTGGCGAAAAAGAAATGCGTGGTATCGGTATCCAATTCGCGGGCAAACCGGAAGCTACGCTTTAACGTGTCTCTGCT from the Terriglobia bacterium genome contains:
- a CDS encoding transposase, producing MQSRSIGAGDNVFTEAIYTASKWPHRRQITIKAEIVREHGHCPTNNSQLVIGNLYCKSETVYQICRGKGEAENRVKEPHHVVKLHRTSCTNFCANPFRVLMKAAACSSRTRCGDWRQTPSSPLGKLRRCAKACSRLPPRDKLPLT
- a CDS encoding sulfatase yields the protein MQGRPFHKIARRVLIVSLLFVAALLCLHTMNALRFATGVFDNSARNLIERSRRVRDVARPGYQDQALAKLPKNPNIGSFLRLDEMLRNAAVREKPSLPLQKDLAGIVYGLEFGDASRPNLISALGQSTIKVKDGIATIEQKNEDFFTNEMPFEVPRNELGEVVIRARANKPARMIVAWLEYSEFQAPSLQEKIWRKQVHLDLIADGDFHIYEVNLKDVIKRDLRSDQKIKRILLRPSLSDGVVVEIDFIRFYSTYARYLKQINGTDYEVVGNEMRKILYMLVPQALEYSLEVPEGSPFLDFGTAILVNNEPINFEISVESGQREAIVYSRTVSNSSMWYDARLPLEVWRGKKVKIILRVSGSQKNVALWSNPILYSEPERRFNVIIILEDALRADHLSGNGYKLPTTPVKDKLFAECGIVFENAISQGCWTRPSVPSLMTSLMPTVTGVWHFSDMLGDEFLTLAEIMRSQGFVTGAFIQNPNAGAWAGMHQGYSQLFDEAALGLETEGVFGERLKGWLESQRQRNFFLYLHLHHPAGPYDPPKPFDSWYRDAQSKGKPVERTYLDPEYVKQPTDEGRRLLYDGAIRHNDALLPKLIETLRTLGIYQDTLLVFMADHGEHLGERGLWSHGEPGYIETIHPQLNFVYPARFHASRRISQTVQLIDIMPTILDLARVDTSNLVFQGDSLLDLIEGRRLSYWDNRIAVSEEVDGMSSTQRTPRLSGSLFFRNWHLISSASLFKGSWRLPALFRLELFNFKDDHNESSPAVSFLPDIYIKYKYATVMTGLQKNDIEAWRKFTKEKRDTIHKLNPETQERLKALGYVK
- a CDS encoding NAD-dependent epimerase/dehydratase family protein, with amino-acid sequence MKALVIGGTGFIGSHIVQALLGKGVRVRIPVRHKGEVAGCNRDGGVDIEYCYGDVLDEGSLRACMDGIEIVYGSFGLLGQWRISHDEYWKVNTRAVTNVLNSLAGTSVRQFIHLSSAGVLGPLPDGVIADEAFPFNPSNIYEMSKCEAEREVLRFGKSGHLPFTIVRPEFVYGPGDLHVLPLFSAIRKRRFFLIGNGASVLHPTYIDDLIQGILLCADNNRAIGKTYMITGKAPLHVREIAEIIAEELNVHLSRINIPRGFAWLGASALELLARSIRASKPLLTRSQVKFFSENRAFSNRKAQIELGYVPTVDFREGVKRTLCWYTEKEYL
- a CDS encoding B12-binding domain-containing radical SAM protein, with translation MAKMTGSSQAMGAGDGGRARIRVCLISLYSCSAIGLRYLASVLRENGIDVHLIFFKDKDIALDLMERPSQREYELLLQLIGRLDPHLVGLGVRSSFLSIAREITRQIQTRLNKPVIWGGTHATVAPDESIQIADMICLGEGEQAILELAQELALRNVNPNVESIWTRRDGSIVRNPIRGLWQNLDALPFPDYIDESKYFVHHNEIACEDPGRRSFNLDVITSRGCPYRCSYCSNSILSDLCAGKGRAIRRRSVKNVLDELRSQRDNFADLKRIDFIDEVFTWDRDWAEEFVEQYKRDIGLPFHCMQHPETVDREILCMLRDAGLERVEIGIQSGSARVRKEVFNRPVSDEKLINTSRIMRELRIVPFYDVIVDNPFETTEDKRSGLKLLLSMSRPFHMHMFSLIYFPNTILTRNALEAKVITEDQVEGRATTCFDQWYVSLNHPRPLSDRYWLSLYSLCSKNFVPKRFIRFLSGVNYLSKAPFMLVRFAILCNFIKLGSIAVKWLFEGKPVLSSIGKRRKSGKAGSRIV
- a CDS encoding GDP-L-fucose synthase — translated: MKAKPVLHPESKIFVAGHTGLVGSAICRRLMKAGCNRLLLRTLRELDLTKQDAVQDFFSKEKPELVFLAAARVGGIHANSSYPAEFIYENLMIECNVIHAAWQHGVEKMLVLGSSCIYPREAPQPIREEYLLAGPLERTNEPYAVAKIAGISMAQAYRRQYGFNVICPMPTNLYGPGDNFDLKKAHVLPALIRKFHEAKLTDAPEVVVWGTGTPRREFLHVDDLADAVLFLMLHYDDPEIINVGTGEDVTIRELALLIRDIVGYRGPIVFDPSKPDGTPRKLLDVHRLTSLGWTAHRSLDAGLADLYSWYQANLP
- the gmd gene encoding GDP-mannose 4,6-dehydratase, giving the protein MKKALITGITGQDGSYLARLLLEKNYAVHGIIRRTSTFNTDRIEDIYRDPHDRGARMFLYYGDLTDGTSLRRILEKTEPDEVYNLGSQSHVRVSFDQPEYTADTVATGTLRLLEAVRDYCGNNPGQVRFYQAGSSEMYGAAPPPQNEKTPFYPRSPYAASKVAAHWYAVNYREAYGLFICNGILFNHESPQRGETFVTRKITRAAGRIRHGLQTKLYLGNLEAKRDWGYAGDYVKAMWAMLQQAEPDDYVIATGESHSVKEFLDETFSLVGLDWPSYVELDSRYLRPTEVDQLMGDRSKAKARLQWEPKVGFKELVRMMVDHDLEMAQKEKTLLNAGHSSSLRTYI